The proteins below are encoded in one region of Streptomyces cyanogenus:
- a CDS encoding ATP-binding cassette domain-containing protein, translated as MTRIDDNPAGGRSAVTVRGLVKHYGETRALDGVDLDVREGTVMGVLGPNGAGKTTLVRILSTLITPDAGQATVAGYDVVRQPRQLRRVIGLTGQYASVDEKLPGWENLYLIGRLLDLSRKDARARADELLERFSLTEAARRPASTYSGGMRRRLDLAASMIGRPAVLYLDEPTTGLDPRTRNEVWDEVKAMVGDGVTVLLTTQYMEEAEQLASELTVVDRGKVIANGGIEELKARVGGRTLRVRPVDPLELRPLATMLDDLGITGLAATTVDSETGTLLVPILSDEQLTAVVGAVTARGITISSITTELPSLDEVFLSLTGHRASAPQDTVPADDRQEVAV; from the coding sequence ATGACACGCATCGACGACAACCCCGCCGGCGGCCGCTCCGCCGTGACCGTACGGGGACTGGTCAAGCACTACGGCGAGACCAGGGCACTGGACGGCGTCGACCTGGACGTGCGCGAGGGCACCGTGATGGGTGTGCTCGGGCCGAACGGCGCCGGCAAGACCACCCTCGTACGGATCCTGTCCACCCTGATCACCCCCGACGCCGGGCAGGCCACCGTGGCCGGCTACGACGTCGTACGCCAGCCCCGCCAGCTGCGCCGGGTGATCGGCCTCACCGGCCAGTACGCCTCGGTGGACGAGAAGCTCCCGGGCTGGGAGAACCTGTACCTGATCGGCCGCCTGCTGGACCTGTCCCGCAAGGACGCCCGCGCCCGCGCCGACGAGCTGCTGGAGCGGTTCTCGCTGACGGAGGCGGCCCGGCGGCCCGCGAGCACGTACTCCGGCGGCATGCGGCGGCGACTGGACCTGGCCGCCTCCATGATCGGCCGCCCGGCCGTGCTGTACCTGGACGAGCCCACCACCGGCCTCGACCCCCGCACCCGCAACGAGGTGTGGGACGAGGTCAAGGCGATGGTCGGCGACGGCGTCACCGTGCTGCTCACCACCCAGTACATGGAGGAGGCCGAGCAGCTCGCCTCCGAGCTGACCGTGGTGGACCGGGGCAAGGTCATCGCGAACGGCGGGATCGAGGAGCTGAAGGCCCGCGTCGGTGGTCGCACCCTGCGGGTGCGCCCGGTCGACCCGCTGGAGCTGCGCCCGCTCGCCACGATGCTGGACGACCTGGGCATCACCGGGCTCGCGGCCACCACCGTGGACAGCGAGACCGGCACCCTGCTGGTGCCGATCCTGAGCGACGAGCAGCTGACCGCCGTGGTCGGCGCGGTCACCGCGCGCGGCATCACGATCTCCTCCATCACCACCGAACTGCCCAGCCTGGACGAGGTGTTCCTGTCCCTCACCGGCCACCGCGCCAGTGCCCCGCAGGACACCGTGCCCGCCGACGACCGCCAGGAGGTCGCCGTATGA